A segment of the Hypnocyclicus thermotrophus genome:
AAGAGGATATACATACAGTTACAAAATTAGTTTTAAAAAATGTAGAATTTGAAGAAAAACCAATTGAATTTATTAGTTGTTTTAATGATGATGAAACTAAAAATGCATTAAAAAAACATTCTGATGCTGCAATTATTTTATTAGATGTAGTTATGGATACTCTTGATTCTGGTTTAAAAATCACAAAATACATTAGAGAAGAACTAAAAAATAGAGCTATTCGTATTATATTACGTACTGGTCAAGCTGGTACTGCACCAGAAAGAAATGTAATTATTAATTATGATATTAATGATTATAAAGAAAAAACAGAATTAACTTCTCAAAAATTATTTACAACTGTTATCTCCTCATTAAGAGGATATAAGGATATTCGTACTATTGAACATAGTAAAAACGGTCTTGAAAAAATAATAAAATCTTCTTCAAAACTTTTTTCACCTAATCAAAAAATGAAAAATTTTGCTGAATTATTACTAGAAGAGCTTTCGTCTTTGATAGATTCTTCCGATTCTATGTTTTATTTTCAACCATCAAGCTTTATGTCATTTAAAGATAATAATTCTATGAAAATAGTCGCTGCTACTGGTAATTTTTTTAAATATATTGGTTTAACTATTGATGAAATGAATGATATTCTCTTAAAAGAAAAATTGACTGACTTAGACATAAATAATAATTTTATAATTAATAAAGATGAATTCTTTGGTTGTTTTGAGTCGATTAATGAATCAAAATCCATTATATACTTTAAAGACTCTAGAGGCTTTTCTAATGTTGATAAAAATTTATTAAAAATATTTTCCACTAATGTATCAACTGCACTTGATAATTTCTTTTTAAATGAAGAAATTATTAATACCCAAAAAGAAATTATTACAACACTTGGTGAAGTTGTAGAAACACGTTCTAAAGAAACTCATCATCATGTAAAAAGAGTTGCTGATTTTTCATATTTTTTAGCTTTAAAATATGGACTTTCTAAAGATGAATGTGAAATATTAAGAGCAGCTTCGCCTATGCATGATATAGGAAAAATAGGTATCCCAGAACAAATATTAAACAAACCCTCAAAGTTAACAAAAGATGAATTTGAACTAATAAAAAAACATACTATA
Coding sequences within it:
- a CDS encoding response regulator translates to MENIFFADDTNIDFKASKNFDDNWKIIIADDEEDIHTVTKLVLKNVEFEEKPIEFISCFNDDETKNALKKHSDAAIILLDVVMDTLDSGLKITKYIREELKNRAIRIILRTGQAGTAPERNVIINYDINDYKEKTELTSQKLFTTVISSLRGYKDIRTIEHSKNGLEKIIKSSSKLFSPNQKMKNFAELLLEELSSLIDSSDSMFYFQPSSFMSFKDNNSMKIVAATGNFFKYIGLTIDEMNDILLKEKLTDLDINNNFIINKDEFFGCFESINESKSIIYFKDSRGFSNVDKNLLKIFSTNVSTALDNFFLNEEIINTQKEIITTLGEVVETRSKETHHHVKRVADFSYFLALKYGLSKDECEILRAASPMHDIGKIGIPEQILNKPSKLTKDEFELIKKHTIIGYDILSNSNREILKAASIISNEHHEKWDGTGYPKGLKGEEIHIYGRITAICDVFDALSHKRVYKEAWPIEKVINYILSEKGRHFDPKLVDLFIENIDYILKIKNTNKDYDELFKF